ggcagaggtagCACTCGACCCGTGCTCTGGCTGGGTTCGACGCTGCCAGCTTGCGAGCCTGTGGGCGACGAAGAGTCGCATCTTCCGCAGCATGCACCTGCCGAGTTCCCTGCTTGCTTGTGGTGGTCATAtgttgaagcaggaaagggaccttttgctggcaaacttgcagcatcacctgtagagtccgtgggggttctggagggagacttaaaatcgcttgtttgcacacattattagcattagcaaaaacaatctcctccaaaattctcttacGGGCGAGCCCGTCCGttacttgtatttctaaagccctagtcatcttgtccacgaaatctacaaatgattctgtgtcccCTTGCCTAATCTGGGTGAATGGCGGCAGGGGTGCACGAGGCTGCAtcgtgaaaaaggctttgcaggccagGTCTCGCACCCTaggcaaaactgctggtggaatgagcagtgcctgaatttgaggggactcgaaggaaccttctcctcccagcaattCAACAGTAAGGGGATTACCTCCCTCATCAATTGCTGGGAGTGGCAGGTTCGGCAGCTCTTCCCGCAGGGCTTGCCTAAACGCAGCAagccataattcaaattcagccggtgtcatcaggcaagaaaataattgctttaagtctgcaggaagggttgtcGCAGCTGCTAggtctgcctgaaggaggccgcggaagtacgggctctctctcccaaactctTTGTGCGCCTTACATAAATCTCGAATTATAGTTTGTGAAAATGGCTGCCAATTCGGTTTAGGGTCGCCACCCCCGCGAGCCcttcggtaggtgacaggcgcagctgagagatgcacttcctggtttccatcgctgttgtcttccggttccctaccgtgggaaccggaagaggcagcgtgggaactaccattccaagatggcctccttccggggtggggagaagtgcctggctccgcccctagggcgggccagggggcaggagtgggaggagtgtcagcgtgggaaaagggagggaccgaaggcggggtttgggcggccacaaagggaggagacatcgggtatgtgggaggagccatgggtggagcaagggagggaacagagggggcgGGTGTGGGAGGGACCAAGGGGTAAAATGGGTTGGGCAGATAAAAGGGGTTGGGCGGGTATGAAGGGGTTGGGTCAAGGAAGGGATTGGATTTCGGGGGGGGGGGACGCGGGGGAGGGGTAGGAGAACGGCGCGAAcgggcgccatcttgtgtgtcgcaggcgccatcttgtggctcctgtgacgcAGCAAGATTAAATCTAACTTTTGGTCGACAACGTGGGGaaacaggggaagggctgcgtccccgggccgcttgtccagggcgacccgaggattcctcagcagtccggacaagactgctgaggctgggggaccgggagttctggcgagagcctgggctggcagacctagggtctgcggctctcctcagaattcccttccgAGGAACACGGggattgggagaaggggaacgggAAACTGGGGCGGGCGGTCGCGTTGGCTTTtcatgcaggggagagctgttagcgatcgttttaaatttgacaatcaaaaacataaaatcttgggGACATTTATCCGAATTGGCCGCCTTTTTTTCGATCGCCTCCCAGTAACGGGGGTTCCTCACAAGCTCCTCAGACGTGTTACTGAACTGCACGGAAAGCCACCGCACCAGCCTTTTTAACGAACCGCGGGAGAACtgaaccttgttctcctccaaaactctaacaagaacataataaactcctttctgggtggtcgaaagcgaggcacccatctcgccggtgttgaaaaaccaccctcacccaagaccggaccaactaaatctcaaacagaaaaccgtAACTGCCGCAACTTAAAAACCGGGCAACCCTGCACTCGCTAAAGCCACCGATCCTCCCGGCGCGCGGCACACGCAACGTCCCCAAAAAcccgactctcccccagctccgagcctccctcgagagctggcaggagcactcgAACGAAACAAACCCGAACGAAAAGAACTAAAAACCGCCTGGGCACGACCAAACCGGGAGCGAAAACAAAAGCGTTAACCCCCCGGTCCTGCGCAGACTTCTCCTCGGAGCCCTCCCCCGTGGCTTGGAGAGGGGGTCCTGATCGCGTGCCCCCGACGGAGGGTACTTACCTGCGGTCTTGGGGAACCCTCAGCGCACAGAAGACTTCGCCGGGAGTGCTGCCGACGAAGCTGCCTCCTGGATCTgcgaggagcgctcctccgaaGAGGCTGCTCGACTCGCAGCGGTGGGACCGCCCTGGATCTGAAACTCTTCGGTGCTCGCGCCTGGTGCAAGCACCGCCAATCCTCACGGGgaccacaaagagggaagacaagagcctccacggaaactcaaggcttctcctcagggtcccatctggggtgccagccacctgtcgcggtgccgctactaagccccttggcttcaccccgagccagcccaggcaccggagcaagcggaacccgagctgcccctcagcggaacgaaggggtcagccctgtgggttcttgtccctgggagaggccggaacggcagtaggataactgaagcgacgcgctaagagcgagaaaggaggatccagccagccagacagaggaaccacaactttaatccaacatagcactgtccagaccgaagtggaaccaggctgaactggaactggaccccgaacaaagaaatgcaccagcttatatgctttcggggtaggggaggagaaatgggagtccctctttgcggcaaccaatggaaccttgacacttgggagataaggggaagggttgcaagccttgaaccagttaggggataggggagggataacacagtggcgggaagaggggaaaaggtaacatgtgaccaaggggaacttatgaatttcaattaaggggggggtgtacagaacatacaacattgtgcagaacatacaatataggacccaccagcctttcatcttttccacatatctaaatccttcctacttggtaaaccacccatatatctttcaacttctctctgcctcaaaaccctctttcctatatccttctttcagcaccctctccttcttccttaagtctctctctttaaatcctctccctcgtctgtccttcttttccttgtcacagtccttcacagcacctgcttgtttctgcttacactgtcccaactttctttgtggagtccaactgaggtttaacatactgaaatggggaaagtccaaccatccacaccaccacatctaATACTTTTTTTGAATTCAGATAAAACTATGATGTAGCCCACTATCCCCAAAGaacaacataattttttttgtcaaggTAACCCTAAATGACAGAGGACAATGAAATGGGTTGGCATTGAAAGTGGAACAATCCATTTGCAGGTGGCCATCTGCCATTTCTGTGTAATAAGATAGCTCTCAAATGGTTTGAAGATTTGTAATGCCCAATTTTGTGGAAGAGTGTACAGTAGAGGAAACAGCAATAGTCTTCAAAAGTTACCAAAGAACAGCAGTGaagttctgtttttctttcacactTTTATTTGTGCAGTTTCTGGATATAGGTTTGCTTTAGCTTGCAGCCGTTCATTtttcatgctttcatttctccttTATAAGTGatctcttaaatattttttctattgtCCAGTGCTTAGCTAAAGAAGATTTACCTTTTTTTGGAGATATAATATCTAATTCTTGAAAAATGCACTTTTACAGAGAAAGGAATAGACTATGGTGGTGTCAAATATTTAAGCATACTGAAGATCAACTGTAAAAAGTGAACAGTGCTATACAAGTCTAGTCCTGCTTTATTTCATATCCAGCTACAGATATTCACTTTATGAAATAGTACAGTATGCATTTACAGTGCTTACTTTTGCCTTGCAGTTCAACCTGAAGCATTTTAAGTTGTTCCTTCAAAATTCCTAGTACTTCTTTGTGAATGATAGATACTAATAGCAACTAATAAAACAGTTCTGAGTAACATTTTTAGCATTAAGagattgggttttttccccttaggCTCCAGGAATTTGTCATTTACAACGGTTTTACATTCACAATgttgaaaaatagtttttattgtAAGTAATTTGGGAATAGTTTTTCAGAAAGGAGTTaccaaaaaaaattagtatGATATTGTGATTAAGGTAAGACAAAACCCCAGACAAATAAATGAATACATTTCATGGCTATTTTATTGACTCATTTTTGAAAGTTAAGAGTCTAGCTTTTTATAGTTATCAGTAGTGAGAAAATCAAGTATGCTGACttaatttcttctgtatacAAGGTTCATTGCAATATAACTGGAACTTgccctctttttgttttaacaatGTCTTGATGTCATGAGTGATTACAGACTAGGGATCCACAGATGGAACTTGTATATATTCTTGTAAATGTGTGGTGCACCAGTTCTGTGCAATAtaagcattatttttatttccatttcttcagggttttattttaaCTCTCTGACTTGCAACCTCCTGTGTCATCCATCACAGATAAAAACGCCTTCTAATAACTTCATTTGTTACAAAACTCAGCATTAGTGTATGTATGGTGGATGCAAATACCCAGTATTACAAGTtctgaggaattttttttgacTGTTGAAGTCCATAGCCCTGATGTGGGAGGGTATGcaaacttctgcttttcttacATTTCTTGAAGCAGTGGGAGTATACtccttcctgaaaaaaaacatCTGGCCATGCAACCATGCAGAAACCTTCGCCTTTCAAACCCTATGTTTTTCTAGCATTTGTGCCATGCTTGCACAAAtttaaagctgtgttttccaCTGCACAGGCAGAAGTcttaaaaagaacaaatttgTACAATTGAATGACTCTGGGGGTCTTTCTCATTTGTTTACTCAAAATTTGCTATTTGTGTTAGTTTGTGTCAATGAACTGTttagagaaaaaagagatttttcttttacctgTTTCAGTTATAAGGTATCTGTTGTGAATTTTAGATAAAAAGGATAAGAAATCAAATTTCAATTTCTATGGCAAATGTTTCCACAAAATGTTGGCAGTCTGGTGTGTAGTATCTTTTCTGTTGTTGACGAAcgtttttatttaatttaccTTCCAAGTTGGTTAAAAGCCTGTTCATGTACCATGGGATTCTGTGCCCTTTTATTAATGCAAAGGAGAGATTGAAGGGTAAAAATCGTTAGTGACGGACAGAGCAAAAACCTATAAGTATCACTATGGAAGTAAGTCATTGTTCACACGTATGTGTTGTGTTCATTACTTGCAAGGAGATACAGATCTGGAGGCTCAGTTCTCTcaggtgaatttttttccccccttgttTATGTATGATGATCTGGTGATGAGTGTTACCAAGTGCAACTGACCTGCATGATGCATCCTTTAAATGAAGGGCTGAAGTAGTTACTGGGATTCCAGACAGACAGTGTTTAGTCTCTCTCATCTTTGCACGTATCTCCTTATTACTTTTAGATCCTAAATGCCTGTCTCTGTAGATTATTAAACTTTTGATGTCAGTTTGTACTcaatttatttctgaagaattATTCTTAAATTACATGTCTATATTAACCATGGGGTTTGTGCTGAGGTGTACCATGTGTGGTGCTTGGTCTTCTAGTTTATATGAGTATTTTAGTAAAAATTATTAATCCTTTCCTGAAGTTAAAATGAAGAGGCAAAGTTAAGCAATTTGTTTAGCACTGGAGAAGTATCAAAGTCAAAAGTAAACTTCAAATAATTTTGCTCTGTGTAGGTTACTTAACCCAAGTTCCTCCTCTGGGAAGGCTGGGATTTTATGTTTGCAAAATGTCTCTGGTTTTAATTTGCCTGTTGTACAGAGATGAAGACTGTCAACCTAAATGATAGACAAGGCTGCTTTAACTGTggttttacagaaaattatttcttggaTATTAGAGTTTATCTCCTAGATTAGCCTTCATCTCCTTGTGCTTTAGATGTATGGGTTAATAGATAGTCTAATCTAATCACATTATTTTATATAACTGAATTAtaaatttcttaatttataATGTTCTACCACTGTTCCTATGATTTGTAATTgccttttggattttttttaaacctagACTATTCACATTGAAAGGCCTTGCCCACAAGGTCAAACGAAGACATTCAGTTTTGTTTGGAAATAAGCTTTACTAAACTTCAGTGTTGAACTGAAAAGTGACGTCTTTCTGTGGGATTAACCTTGCCTCTTGGAGCTGTCGCTGTCCCTGTAGCCCGGGACAGTTTGTTGCTGTGGCACTCTCCTGATTTTTCCCTTGAGGAGGGTAGGTTGAGTTGTTCTTCTGTTGATCATTTTGTGTCTGGAGGCCTTTCCCACTCCCCTCAATTTTGTTTCACTGCTGAATGGGACTATGGTAATGTTTGGGCTTTGTCCCTCTCTCATTGTCTTTCTGACTAACGGATAGAAATGTCAGGCATAGAGAACAGCCCCAAACTGTGACCTCTGTGACATTCCCCTTCAGCTGATTGACGTtcaggcagctgctgagagAAATCCCCACCATTCAGACGTTGGTGTACTTGCTGAACAAGTTCCCCAGTGTCAATCCTGTTAGCCCAATTGCCGCATTCTGGGAATGGTGGCCTTTAAATGCTAGATTAAAGATTCTGCACCTGCCAATGATATGGtgcttctcccttccctccacaACCGTGTCACCTTGAATACTTACAGGGCTTTGCGGTCCAATTACAAAGGCAGCTTTTGTCCCATTAAGATTCCTAAAATGCTTTGTACCACTACTCTTCTTGcttaggtttttgtttttttcagagtgagatgtttgtttgttgttgtaaACCCAGCAAAGCTCAAGTGTggtaagtttttttttttttttttttacaaatgttAGTTTCTGGCACttcatttagaaaaattaaacagcGGTAtcaaatttatattaaaataaatatggatTATTTCTCTCAGTGCAAGTGTGcgagaaaaaataagaaagcagaaaaagcagaaaaaagttgTAGCAGTAAAAAGGATGAGGAAGGGTGTATGCCTTGCTCAAATCCTTACTgtgtcaaaataattttcttgccATTTGAAGAATTACAGGGTTAAagtattattattgttgttgttgttattattaatcTCAGTCTTATATTAGCactttaaatctttattttgaaCACCTTTATGTCTTATAAGACGTCTTTATTTACATCTTCACTATTATGATACAGAATTTGTAGAAGTAGCTAATGGACCCTGCATCTTTCCGCTTGGAGCCCATAGTTAGAACAGAGCACTGAATGCTAAGAAAAACCCCGAGATGGAATTTGAAAATTCTTCTCAAAAGCGGTAGTTTGTCAGGAACATTGCCCTTAATTTGCTTTTATGCACTGGTTAGGAAGGTTTCAGTGTGGCTGACTTGACTATGGGTATGTCAGTGGTACTTCATGATAAATACAGGTGTTTGCATATCTGGCCTGAGGATTTTCTGATTTTGCATACTGATCATGTTTCCTGTTACTATAAAATTACATAGCATGTTGTCAATTGTTTGTACAAAATTAATCGTAATATTgtgcttttccattttcagtaTGAAGTGTTAAACGTTCTTTCTGTTAAAATCTCGTTGTTGTTGAGGTGGAAATTTATATGTAATTATTTGCCAAATATTAGCACACCTCTGCAGTTCAATTCCTTATATACTTATCTATATATAAGctaaataaatgaattttagAATATTCATCCTGTCAGCAAATGAAAGAATGAGCTTCCTGCTCAACTCAGCAGTGTTTCGGGAGAAAGGCCGGCAGTAGATTTTTTTAGCAGAATAGAGGACTTTTGGGTTCTTTTACTGCAAATGTTTTTGGCATCTCTTCAGCAAATGTTGGAATGACTACCTTTGTTTTTCACTTGTGTTTAATATATTTAGTAAAAAAGTGGTTTATTCTAGCATTCTGTGCAAGgtgaattttatttcagtgtattttctaGGATTTTCATGGCCAAAGAATGGCAGGCTGGACTTCATAGCACAGGTGTTAATTCCTCTGAAATCTCAAAAAAAGACTtgttattaaatgaaaataaaggacATATATCCATTCTTTTACATgacttctggttttgtgtgtggtGTTCCTGGGTTTATGAGGAGTAGTCTTTGACACTGGTTTTCTGATTGCCAGTTAGTATTTTGAGAATCAAATATCAGTAACATATTCGAAAATGT
This genomic window from Prinia subflava isolate CZ2003 ecotype Zambia chromosome Z, Cam_Psub_1.2, whole genome shotgun sequence contains:
- the LOC134563521 gene encoding endogenous retrovirus group K member 8 Gag polyprotein-like — encoded protein: MAPPTYPMSPPFVAAQTPPSVPPFSHADTPPTPAPWPALGAEPGTSPHPGRRPSWNGSSHAASSGSHGREPEDNSDGNQEVHLSAAPVTYRRARGGGDPKPNWQPFSQTIIRDLCKAHKEFGRESPYFRGLLQADLAAATTLPADLKQLFSCLMTPAEFELWLAAFRQALREELPNLPLPAIDEGGNPLTVELLGGEGSFESPQIQALLIPPAVLPRVRDLACKAFFTMQPRAPLPPFTQIRQGDTESFVDFVDKMTRALEIQVTDGLARKRILEEIVFANANNVCKQAILSLPPEPPRTLQVMLQVCQQKVPFLLQHMTTTSKQGTRQVHAAEDATLRRPQARKLAASNPARARVECYLCHEKGHFVSQCPHNLLAKPRPQQEDSEHNSKN